A stretch of the Oceanibaculum nanhaiense genome encodes the following:
- a CDS encoding APC family permease: MTEEYQKESISLSGAVAMGTGVMIGAGIFALTGQIAQLAGPLFPLSFVVGAVVTAFSAYTYIKMSNAYPSAGGIGMILKKAYGPTTVAAGAALLMALSMVINESLVARTFGTYVLRGFGADPNSFLVPLLGVGLIVFAYLVNVSGNRSVGLLSILMAVLKVGGIALFGAAGLWASGISFEATGGDTDEGGFIASVALSILAFKGFTTITNSGAEVTNPHRNVGRAIVFSIAICVVVYLLVAFAVGSSLPLDRIVVAKDYALAEAAEPALGQTGFYLTVALAVVATASGLIASVFAVSRMLAMLTDMKMIPHSHFGMPGAIKDHTLVYTVVIAGFLTVFFDLSRIASLGAFFYLVMDIIIHWGVYRTLRKDIGARGGVLLTAIALDTMVLAAFAAMKWQSDPLIVVLGVVCMMAVFVFERVFLARNPAPEGSHDHH, encoded by the coding sequence ATGACAGAAGAATACCAGAAAGAGAGCATCAGCCTTTCCGGAGCGGTGGCCATGGGCACCGGCGTCATGATCGGTGCGGGGATCTTCGCGCTTACCGGACAGATTGCGCAACTGGCCGGACCGCTCTTTCCGCTGTCGTTCGTTGTCGGCGCGGTCGTGACTGCGTTCAGCGCTTACACCTACATCAAGATGTCGAACGCTTATCCGTCGGCAGGCGGCATCGGGATGATCCTGAAGAAAGCCTACGGGCCGACGACAGTTGCGGCGGGTGCGGCGCTGCTGATGGCGCTTTCGATGGTCATCAACGAAAGCCTCGTCGCCCGGACGTTCGGCACCTACGTGTTGCGCGGTTTCGGCGCCGACCCGAACAGCTTCCTGGTGCCATTGCTGGGCGTCGGGCTCATCGTCTTCGCCTATCTCGTCAACGTCTCGGGCAACCGGTCGGTCGGGCTGTTGTCCATCCTCATGGCTGTGCTCAAGGTCGGCGGCATCGCGTTGTTCGGCGCGGCGGGCCTCTGGGCCAGCGGCATTTCCTTCGAGGCGACGGGTGGGGATACGGATGAAGGCGGTTTCATAGCCTCGGTTGCGCTGTCGATTCTTGCCTTCAAGGGATTCACGACGATCACCAACAGCGGAGCGGAGGTCACGAACCCGCACCGCAACGTGGGCCGGGCCATCGTCTTTTCCATTGCGATCTGCGTTGTCGTTTATCTGCTCGTCGCGTTCGCCGTCGGATCGAGCCTGCCGCTCGATAGAATCGTGGTGGCCAAGGATTATGCACTGGCAGAGGCGGCCGAGCCAGCGCTCGGGCAAACCGGCTTTTACCTGACGGTGGCGCTTGCCGTCGTGGCGACTGCTTCTGGCCTGATTGCGAGCGTCTTCGCGGTCTCTCGCATGTTGGCCATGTTGACGGACATGAAGATGATCCCGCACAGCCACTTCGGCATGCCGGGCGCGATCAAGGACCACACGCTCGTCTACACCGTCGTCATCGCCGGCTTCCTGACAGTGTTCTTCGACCTTAGCCGGATCGCCTCGCTCGGCGCGTTCTTCTATCTCGTAATGGACATCATTATTCACTGGGGCGTCTATCGGACGCTCCGCAAGGACATCGGAGCACGCGGCGGGGTGTTGCTGACCGCGATCGCGCTAGACACGATGGTTCTGGCGGCCTTTGCGGCGATGAAGTGGCAGTCCGATCCGCTGATTGTCGTACTTGGCGTTGTTTGTATGATGGCGGTGTTCGTGTTCGAGCGTGTTTTCCTCGCGCGCAATCCCGCCCCTGAAGGTTCGCACGACCACCATTGA
- a CDS encoding heavy metal translocating P-type ATPase, which translates to MEHDHHHAAPDIPARANTATDPVCGMTVAIKPDGRRAEFQGKTFHFCSEKCHTKFKADPWFYASGRAASQKKAAPANVQYTCPMHPEIVRDAPGSCPICGMALEPMVPSDEPSEELTDFTRRMWISAAAAVPLIILTMGELVALPVRDWIGHQMASYLEFVLATPIILWAALPFFRRGWDSIVNRSPNMWTLIGIGVAAAYLYSIVATFLPGVFPEEYRMGHGVGTYFEAAVVIVALVFVGQVLELRARERTGDAIRALLDLAPKTARRILPDGTEYDAPLENIMEGDRLRVRPGDAVPVDGTVIEGRSSLDESMLTGESMPVEKGPGDAVTGATINKNGSLVIKAGKVGSDTVLAQIVSMVSNARRSRAPIQGLADRVSAVFVPTVVVIAIIAFIVWMIFGPEPALVFAIASAVSVLIIACPCALGLATPISITTAAGRGAQAGVLIKDAEALERMAGVDTLIVDKTGTLTMGKPKLTDTVALAEVTEIDLLSLAAALERGSEHPLAEAIVEGAEAHDAPRREAKDFDAVTGKGVRGKVGERGVALGNAAMMREMGLDTAAAEAKADALRAEGKTAMFVSVDGALAGIVAVADPIKDSTAEAIKELHAQGLRVIMATGDNERTAQAVAGKLGIDEVRAGILPEGKKDLIDQLRRDGHKIAMAGDGVNDAPALAAADVGIAMGTGADVAMESAGITLLGGDLMGIVRARKLARATLRNIKQNLFFAFAYNALGVPVAAGLLYPVTGMLLSPMIAAAAMSLSSVSVITNALRLRRIDL; encoded by the coding sequence ATGGAGCACGATCATCATCACGCAGCGCCCGACATACCGGCGCGAGCGAACACTGCAACAGACCCGGTTTGCGGGATGACGGTCGCGATCAAGCCGGACGGACGTCGCGCCGAGTTCCAGGGCAAGACCTTCCATTTCTGCTCGGAGAAGTGCCACACGAAGTTCAAGGCCGATCCTTGGTTCTATGCCTCAGGCCGCGCTGCCAGTCAGAAGAAAGCAGCCCCGGCCAACGTCCAGTACACTTGCCCGATGCATCCCGAAATCGTGCGCGATGCGCCGGGTTCATGCCCGATCTGCGGCATGGCGCTGGAACCGATGGTGCCTTCGGACGAGCCAAGCGAAGAGCTGACGGATTTCACTCGCCGGATGTGGATCTCAGCGGCTGCCGCAGTACCGCTCATCATCCTGACCATGGGCGAACTGGTGGCGCTGCCGGTACGCGACTGGATCGGGCACCAGATGGCCAGCTACCTCGAGTTCGTGCTCGCCACGCCGATCATCCTCTGGGCGGCGCTTCCATTCTTCCGGCGCGGCTGGGATTCGATCGTGAACCGCAGCCCCAACATGTGGACGCTGATCGGCATCGGCGTGGCGGCGGCCTACCTCTACTCGATCGTCGCCACCTTCCTGCCGGGCGTGTTTCCCGAAGAGTATCGGATGGGCCACGGCGTCGGCACCTACTTCGAGGCGGCGGTCGTGATCGTGGCGCTGGTCTTCGTCGGCCAGGTTCTCGAACTGCGCGCGCGCGAACGCACCGGGGATGCGATCCGCGCACTTCTGGACCTCGCGCCGAAAACCGCGCGGCGAATTCTGCCGGACGGCACCGAATACGACGCTCCGCTGGAAAACATCATGGAGGGCGATCGGCTTCGCGTGCGCCCGGGCGATGCTGTCCCTGTCGACGGGACAGTGATCGAGGGGCGATCCTCGCTGGATGAAAGCATGCTGACCGGTGAGTCAATGCCGGTGGAGAAAGGTCCGGGGGATGCGGTGACCGGGGCCACGATCAACAAGAACGGCTCTCTGGTGATCAAGGCCGGCAAGGTCGGGTCCGATACCGTGCTGGCGCAGATCGTCTCGATGGTGTCGAACGCGCGGCGGTCCCGCGCGCCGATCCAAGGGCTGGCCGACCGCGTGTCGGCGGTCTTCGTGCCAACCGTGGTCGTCATCGCCATCATAGCCTTCATCGTCTGGATGATCTTCGGCCCGGAACCCGCGCTAGTCTTCGCCATAGCATCCGCCGTTTCAGTCCTCATCATTGCCTGCCCCTGCGCTCTGGGGCTCGCGACGCCGATCTCCATCACCACGGCAGCGGGACGAGGCGCACAGGCGGGCGTGCTGATCAAGGACGCCGAGGCGCTGGAGCGTATGGCGGGTGTCGATACGCTCATCGTGGACAAGACCGGCACCCTGACCATGGGCAAGCCGAAGCTGACCGACACCGTGGCGCTTGCGGAGGTCACTGAGATTGACCTGCTGTCGCTGGCTGCGGCCCTGGAGCGCGGCTCTGAACACCCCCTGGCAGAGGCGATCGTCGAGGGCGCCGAGGCGCATGACGCCCCGCGTCGGGAGGCCAAGGACTTTGACGCCGTCACCGGCAAGGGCGTACGTGGCAAGGTTGGCGAACGCGGGGTGGCGCTCGGCAATGCCGCGATGATGCGGGAGATGGGTCTGGACACGGCAGCGGCTGAAGCGAAGGCCGACGCTCTGCGCGCCGAGGGCAAGACGGCCATGTTCGTGTCGGTCGACGGCGCGCTTGCCGGCATCGTGGCGGTGGCCGACCCAATCAAGGACAGCACCGCGGAAGCGATCAAGGAACTTCACGCCCAAGGGCTGCGCGTCATCATGGCGACGGGTGACAACGAGCGCACGGCGCAGGCAGTGGCGGGCAAGCTCGGTATCGACGAGGTGCGCGCGGGCATCCTGCCCGAGGGCAAGAAAGACCTGATCGACCAGTTGCGCCGCGATGGCCACAAGATCGCGATGGCGGGCGACGGGGTGAACGATGCGCCCGCGCTGGCCGCCGCCGATGTCGGCATCGCCATGGGAACCGGGGCCGATGTGGCGATGGAAAGCGCGGGCATCACCCTGCTGGGCGGCGACCTGATGGGCATTGTCCGCGCGCGCAAGCTGGCGCGCGCCACCTTGCGCAACATCAAGCAGAACCTGTTTTTCGCCTTCGCCTACAACGCGCTCGGCGTGCCGGTCGCGGCGGGGCTTCTTTACCCGGTCACGGGGATGTTGCTGTCGCCGATGATCGCGGCGGCGGCAATGAGTCTGTCCTCCGTTTCGGTGATCACCAACGCCCTGCGGCTCCGGCGGATAGACCTCTGA
- a CDS encoding DUF411 domain-containing protein — protein MTQDALSRRAILIGGAALLAASPLGTFAQGFGPAIHVMKDPNCGCCSAWIEILGNDGFAVTTEPSPGALLMRYKLDNGIPQEMVSCHTGRVEGYMIEGHVPVAEIRRLLDERPDAAGFAVSGMLYGSLGMGPESEREAYDVFLVRRGGSTEVFTSYAAA, from the coding sequence ATGACTCAAGACGCTCTTTCGCGGCGCGCGATCCTGATCGGCGGAGCAGCATTGCTGGCTGCATCGCCGCTGGGGACCTTCGCGCAGGGCTTTGGACCGGCGATCCATGTGATGAAGGACCCGAATTGCGGCTGCTGCTCGGCCTGGATCGAGATACTCGGGAACGACGGCTTCGCCGTCACGACCGAGCCGAGCCCCGGGGCTCTTCTGATGCGCTACAAGCTGGACAACGGCATTCCGCAGGAGATGGTCTCCTGCCATACGGGCCGCGTCGAGGGCTACATGATTGAGGGCCATGTCCCTGTCGCCGAGATTCGCCGCCTGCTGGATGAGCGCCCTGACGCAGCGGGCTTTGCAGTGTCCGGTATGCTCTACGGATCGCTTGGCATGGGGCCGGAAAGCGAACGCGAAGCCTATGACGTATTCCTCGTTCGGCGCGGCGGATCGACCGAAGTCTTCACCAGCTACGCTGCCGCCTGA
- a CDS encoding YcbK family protein, protein MPERSWRWKNFSPAEIACRGTGSLRINEEALDKLQALRDQLGRPLIVRSAYRSPAHNRAVGGAPHSKHLDGTAFDIAMANHDPAAFEAAAREVGFLGFGLYPRSGFMHVDLGPARQWGERFPARPVPFAAETPPAREVLAESRTMKGGGAAGVATLGAAGVEVAQNVLAETQTAILPLVPYLDTLRWVFIAVALAGIAVAIYARIDDWKRGLR, encoded by the coding sequence GTGCCCGAGCGCTCATGGCGCTGGAAGAATTTCTCCCCCGCCGAGATCGCCTGCCGGGGCACCGGCTCCCTGCGCATCAACGAGGAAGCGCTCGACAAGCTCCAGGCGCTGCGCGACCAGCTTGGCAGGCCGCTGATCGTCCGCTCGGCCTACCGGAGCCCGGCGCACAACCGGGCCGTCGGCGGCGCGCCACACTCGAAGCACCTCGACGGTACAGCCTTCGACATTGCCATGGCGAACCACGATCCAGCGGCGTTTGAGGCGGCGGCGCGGGAGGTCGGCTTCCTCGGCTTTGGCCTCTACCCGCGATCAGGGTTCATGCACGTCGATCTCGGCCCCGCGCGGCAGTGGGGCGAGCGGTTCCCGGCGCGGCCCGTGCCCTTCGCGGCAGAGACCCCGCCTGCGCGAGAGGTGCTGGCCGAGAGCCGTACGATGAAAGGCGGTGGCGCGGCTGGCGTGGCGACGCTTGGCGCCGCTGGCGTCGAGGTGGCGCAGAACGTCCTGGCGGAAACCCAGACCGCGATCCTGCCGCTCGTCCCCTATCTCGACACCTTGCGCTGGGTGTTCATCGCCGTGGCCCTCGCCGGCATCGCGGTCGCCATCTACGCCCGCATCGATGACTGGAAGCGGGGGCTTCGATGA
- a CDS encoding DUF6127 family protein, with amino-acid sequence MIRSNDRDGFAMPGTAPGNLSGEMLEKLLERAAETGARRALREVGLDGKNAAEDIRDLRSLLAGFRLAKQTAVQTSVRLITTAILLALMAGIAIKLKLFGPTP; translated from the coding sequence ATGATCCGTTCCAACGATCGTGACGGCTTCGCCATGCCCGGAACCGCTCCCGGAAACCTGTCCGGCGAAATGTTGGAAAAATTGCTTGAGCGAGCGGCCGAGACGGGCGCACGGCGCGCCTTGCGCGAGGTTGGCCTCGACGGCAAAAATGCCGCCGAGGACATCCGCGATCTTCGCTCGCTGCTCGCGGGTTTCCGCCTCGCGAAACAGACCGCCGTACAGACCTCCGTGCGGCTGATCACCACCGCAATCCTGCTCGCCCTGATGGCCGGCATCGCCATCAAGCTGAAGCTTTTCGGGCCGACGCCTTAA
- a CDS encoding phage head spike fiber domain-containing protein, translating into MGKLLIGWVNEADRADLAGGRWAESLPQTALADDRLSKAARTLGNRTADTAIVADLGEAKAIGLAALFGAVAAPAPGCPGSTARYRVRAGDDARLAGPLLDLDFTGYGPEDPRIAFTRSSLATRFDRNGRLQGYGLTEPLTINLDGFDPPGTLEVTLQQKDRAFWAGEAVRLADPEDAGRYLDGTLTAFEKQSGSACLAIASVSGTGSSTITWRLESLAARYGWRQDHEPASGTPRGFLIEGERTNLLARSAQFGDAVWTKQNATITADAGATPDGSLQADMLVESATTGIHQITQSATVTEGAAVTFSLFVKPAERTRLALVLSSGGDYAQGTFDLAAGTATTAQGGAGTALSARLVPLAGGWARCMLTGSIAGETSYLAACRLLNPGGNYAGDGTSGLLVWGAQAEEGPDASSYIPTEGDPATRAADSARLALDGSMAEGTLLAAYHSRRAGSVAIAGLNDGTTDNGIELRHGAGGARLGYIVTGGVEQAALSTGSPAADTGSVAGIAFAAGNASAAADGGAVITGTPGTLPAVTGLDLGSRPAGERLDGHLARLQLYGRRLGDGELQGASTALALQLGPVAYDSGWLDVWQGNWRREGYAAMMLATPPDVAARYWRFDLDDGASTDGFLDLARLWLGPAVRFEHNYSYGAGLWAEPDTQIIRSLGGVSRFQDGAAPRIMRLTLEHASAGEAHRPLLTLQREARLSGEVLTVPDPEDVEFRAERVFIARLRATNPIRNSYFQGYATELELEERLT; encoded by the coding sequence ATGGGCAAGCTTCTGATCGGCTGGGTGAACGAGGCTGACCGCGCGGATCTCGCCGGCGGGCGCTGGGCAGAATCGCTGCCGCAAACGGCACTGGCGGATGACCGCCTGTCGAAGGCGGCGCGCACGCTGGGCAACCGGACCGCCGACACCGCCATTGTCGCGGATCTGGGCGAGGCGAAAGCGATCGGCCTGGCCGCCCTGTTCGGGGCGGTTGCCGCCCCCGCCCCCGGCTGCCCCGGCTCCACGGCGCGCTATCGTGTGCGGGCCGGCGACGATGCACGCCTGGCGGGACCGCTTCTCGATCTCGACTTCACCGGCTATGGGCCGGAGGATCCGCGCATCGCCTTCACCCGGTCCAGCCTCGCCACCCGCTTCGACCGGAACGGCCGGCTTCAGGGCTATGGGCTGACCGAGCCGCTGACCATCAATCTGGACGGCTTCGATCCGCCCGGCACGCTGGAGGTGACGCTGCAGCAGAAGGACCGTGCCTTCTGGGCTGGCGAGGCGGTGCGACTGGCCGATCCTGAGGATGCTGGCCGCTATCTCGACGGCACGCTGACCGCCTTCGAGAAGCAGAGCGGCAGCGCCTGCCTCGCCATCGCCAGCGTCTCCGGAACCGGCAGCTCCACCATCACCTGGCGGCTGGAGAGCCTGGCCGCGCGCTATGGGTGGCGGCAGGACCATGAGCCGGCCAGCGGCACGCCGCGCGGCTTCCTGATCGAGGGGGAGCGCACCAACCTGCTGGCACGCAGCGCCCAGTTCGGCGATGCCGTCTGGACGAAGCAGAATGCGACCATCACCGCCGACGCCGGCGCCACGCCGGATGGCAGCCTGCAAGCCGACATGCTGGTCGAGAGCGCCACCACCGGCATCCACCAGATCACGCAATCCGCCACCGTGACGGAAGGCGCTGCGGTCACCTTCAGCCTGTTCGTGAAGCCGGCGGAGCGGACGCGCCTTGCGCTCGTGCTGTCCAGCGGCGGCGATTATGCGCAAGGCACCTTCGACCTTGCCGCCGGCACCGCGACAACCGCGCAGGGCGGGGCGGGCACGGCGCTCTCGGCGCGGCTGGTCCCGCTGGCCGGGGGCTGGGCGCGCTGCATGCTGACCGGATCGATCGCCGGGGAGACGTCCTATCTCGCCGCCTGCCGCCTGCTGAATCCCGGCGGCAACTATGCCGGCGACGGTACGAGCGGGCTGCTGGTCTGGGGCGCGCAGGCCGAGGAAGGGCCGGACGCCAGCAGCTATATCCCGACAGAAGGCGATCCCGCCACCCGCGCCGCCGACAGTGCAAGGCTGGCGCTCGACGGCTCGATGGCGGAAGGCACCTTGCTGGCCGCCTATCACAGCCGGCGCGCCGGCTCGGTCGCCATCGCCGGGCTGAATGACGGTACGACGGACAATGGTATCGAGCTGCGCCACGGCGCGGGCGGCGCAAGGCTGGGCTATATCGTCACCGGCGGGGTCGAGCAGGCCGCCTTGTCCACCGGCAGTCCCGCCGCCGATACCGGCTCCGTGGCCGGGATCGCCTTCGCCGCCGGTAATGCCTCGGCCGCCGCCGATGGCGGCGCCGTGATCACAGGCACGCCGGGCACGCTGCCTGCCGTCACCGGCCTCGATCTCGGAAGCCGTCCTGCCGGCGAACGGCTGGACGGTCATCTCGCCCGCCTGCAGCTCTATGGCCGTCGGCTGGGCGATGGCGAACTGCAAGGCGCCAGTACCGCGCTTGCCTTGCAGCTCGGCCCCGTCGCCTACGATTCCGGCTGGCTCGATGTCTGGCAGGGGAATTGGCGGCGCGAGGGCTATGCCGCCATGATGCTGGCTACCCCGCCGGACGTGGCGGCACGCTACTGGCGTTTCGACCTGGATGACGGGGCCAGCACCGACGGCTTCCTCGATCTCGCCCGGCTGTGGCTGGGGCCGGCGGTACGGTTCGAGCATAATTACAGTTATGGAGCCGGGTTGTGGGCCGAGCCGGATACACAGATCATCCGGAGCCTTGGCGGGGTCAGCCGGTTCCAGGATGGCGCCGCGCCAAGGATCATGCGTCTGACGCTGGAGCATGCTTCTGCCGGTGAGGCGCACCGCCCCCTGCTGACGCTGCAGCGCGAAGCCCGGTTGTCCGGTGAGGTGCTCACTGTCCCTGACCCGGAGGATGTCGAGTTCCGCGCCGAGCGGGTGTTCATCGCCCGGCTGCGCGCCACGAACCCGATTCGCAACAGCTACTTCCAGGGATACGCTACCGAACTCGAACTGGAGGAAAGGCTGACCTGA
- a CDS encoding phage head spike fiber domain-containing protein, which translates to MSDAIYLAEIDLYLVGTSSSGITVGTGPAELILETDQPFEPGMRVSVYEASGAARLDAVVMAYVQTDRRLALDVHGVSGDGTYSDWRVEGARTLLVATGRWRTGPDDPDRPGIEAMPLIVEPPSFQAFAFRDGRIGGRSAGGGGEMILNNADRFFDRFAGAGWDGRRFRLFRGPAGGRWRDFVLLFSGTAAQAEWRDLHLHLFLRDRQAQFEVPIQRETYAGTNSGPTGNEGTPQDIRGRPKILCYGLCHNVPLAPLNTAALRYGAHTGSIFSVDELYDRGAPLSKVTGTPAAGQYRENVTEGHVTLGGSPAGTITAKVSGERLENLFLWSEQFMNPAWVKDTGVTVQNDVIIGPNGGYTAERIDIPADDGAGFRQSVSVTSGQPYTFSIYLRSVIGSVTLGMGIEAATEEAIHLDETWRRYTLTETVSGSSVSPGIFSLGDAAAIYAWGAQIELGNVAKNCIVTGGTPHPSSYTAQPADMLRTIAVTRSDLVDFLDLDHASFQALNEATAGIGLGLFIDREMTIAEAFDLICGSIGGFWYFTRDGKLAVRRLEAPTGNPAATFDRTQVQDVRLLSRNDEGQGLPNHRVVLGWRRNWTVQEGDQLAGSVSADRRAFLKEEYRIVQRDAPAVKRKHPLSAELRRMTLLESETDADGEAERQLALMSVRRDLVELEVTVDEYLLAGAPWLGDEIFYRDECFLDYAAGRPLILIGVTESHAQGRAILQAWG; encoded by the coding sequence ATGAGCGATGCGATCTATCTTGCCGAAATCGATCTCTATCTGGTCGGCACCAGCTCCTCCGGGATCACGGTCGGAACCGGCCCTGCGGAACTGATCCTGGAGACGGACCAGCCTTTCGAGCCCGGCATGCGGGTTTCCGTTTACGAGGCATCAGGCGCAGCGCGGCTGGACGCGGTCGTCATGGCCTATGTCCAGACGGATCGCCGTCTGGCGCTGGATGTCCACGGGGTTTCCGGTGACGGCACCTACAGCGACTGGCGGGTCGAGGGAGCCAGAACCCTGCTGGTGGCAACCGGTCGCTGGCGAACCGGACCGGACGATCCCGACCGTCCCGGCATCGAGGCCATGCCGCTGATCGTCGAACCTCCCAGCTTTCAGGCCTTCGCCTTCCGGGATGGCCGGATCGGCGGCCGGTCGGCGGGCGGTGGCGGCGAGATGATCCTGAACAATGCCGACCGTTTCTTCGACCGCTTCGCCGGCGCGGGCTGGGACGGTCGCCGGTTCAGGCTGTTCCGAGGGCCTGCGGGCGGGCGGTGGCGGGACTTTGTCCTGCTGTTTTCCGGCACGGCAGCGCAGGCGGAATGGCGCGATTTGCACCTGCATCTGTTCCTGCGCGACCGGCAGGCGCAGTTCGAGGTGCCGATCCAGCGCGAGACTTACGCCGGCACCAACAGCGGCCCGACCGGCAACGAGGGCACGCCGCAGGATATAAGGGGCCGACCGAAGATCCTGTGCTACGGCCTGTGCCACAATGTGCCGCTGGCCCCGCTGAACACGGCGGCGCTGCGCTATGGCGCGCATACCGGCTCGATCTTCTCGGTGGACGAACTCTATGACCGGGGCGCGCCCTTGTCGAAAGTCACCGGCACGCCCGCCGCCGGCCAGTACCGGGAGAACGTGACCGAGGGCCATGTCACGCTGGGCGGCAGCCCGGCCGGCACCATCACCGCCAAGGTCTCGGGCGAGCGGCTGGAAAACCTTTTCCTCTGGTCGGAGCAGTTCATGAATCCGGCCTGGGTGAAGGATACAGGTGTGACGGTCCAGAACGACGTCATCATCGGCCCGAATGGCGGCTATACTGCCGAGCGCATCGACATCCCCGCCGATGACGGTGCCGGCTTCCGCCAGAGCGTCAGCGTGACCTCCGGCCAGCCCTACACCTTCTCGATCTATCTGCGCAGCGTCATCGGCAGCGTCACGCTGGGCATGGGCATCGAAGCGGCAACCGAGGAGGCAATCCATCTGGATGAGACCTGGCGGCGTTACACCCTGACCGAGACCGTCTCCGGCTCCAGCGTGTCGCCCGGCATCTTCAGCCTCGGGGATGCTGCGGCGATCTATGCCTGGGGCGCACAGATCGAGCTGGGCAACGTGGCGAAGAATTGCATCGTCACCGGCGGCACGCCGCACCCGTCGAGCTATACCGCTCAGCCTGCCGACATGCTGCGCACCATCGCCGTCACCCGTTCCGATCTCGTCGATTTCCTCGATCTCGACCATGCCAGCTTCCAGGCGCTCAACGAGGCCACTGCGGGCATCGGCCTCGGCCTGTTCATCGACCGCGAGATGACGATAGCCGAGGCCTTCGATCTGATCTGCGGGAGCATCGGCGGCTTCTGGTACTTCACCCGCGACGGCAAGCTGGCGGTCCGGCGGCTGGAAGCGCCTACGGGCAATCCGGCGGCCACGTTCGACCGCACTCAGGTCCAGGATGTGCGGCTGCTGTCGCGCAATGACGAAGGCCAGGGTCTGCCGAACCATCGCGTGGTTCTGGGCTGGCGGCGCAACTGGACGGTACAGGAAGGCGACCAGCTGGCCGGGAGCGTCTCGGCCGACCGCCGCGCCTTTCTGAAGGAGGAATACCGAATTGTGCAGCGGGATGCGCCGGCGGTGAAACGGAAGCATCCGCTGTCCGCCGAGTTGCGCCGCATGACGCTGCTGGAGAGCGAGACGGATGCCGATGGGGAGGCGGAGCGGCAGCTGGCGCTGATGTCGGTGCGTCGGGACCTGGTCGAGCTTGAGGTGACTGTGGATGAGTATCTCCTGGCCGGCGCGCCCTGGCTCGGCGACGAGATATTCTATCGCGACGAATGTTTCCTCGACTATGCGGCGGGCCGGCCGCTGATCCTGATCGGTGTGACCGAATCCCACGCGCAGGGACGCGCGATCCTGCAGGCCTGGGGGTGA